The following are encoded together in the Chiloscyllium plagiosum isolate BGI_BamShark_2017 chromosome 1, ASM401019v2, whole genome shotgun sequence genome:
- the pou4f2 gene encoding POU domain, class 4, transcription factor 2: MMMMMPLNGKQAFGMPPPSSSSSLAEPKYSSLHSSPASNLSSSPSSSSGGGSSNSSSETMCRVYLPTAPQPHAHPHHHQHHQQHHQQQQHPPPQNLDGELLEHMSPGLGLPTITGPDGSVVSPPPPSAPPPPPPPHMAAINHMHQAMSLAAAAAAAHGHAHGHGHGLASPHGGLAPGCLGEVDADPRDLEAFAERFKQRRIKLGVTQADVGSALANLKIPGVGSLSQSTICRFESLTLSHNNMIALKPILQAWLEEAEKSHREKLSKPELFNGADKKRKRTSIAAPEKRSLEAYFAIQPRPSSEKIAAIAEKLDLKKNVVRVWFCNQRQKQKRMKYSAGH, from the exons atgatgatgatgatgccgCTGAACGGGAAGCAGGCGTTCGGCATGCCGCCGCcgtcctcctcctccagcctggcCGAACCCAAGTACTCCAGCCTGCACTCGTCGCCTGCCTCCAACTTGTCCTCCAGCCCGTCCAGCAGCAGCGGCGGcggcagcagcaacagcagctccGAGACGATGTGCCGAGTGTACTTGCCAACAGCCCCG CAGCCGCACGCGCACCCGcaccaccaccagcaccaccAGCAGcaccaccaacagcagcagcaccCGCCACCCCAGAACCTGGACGGCGAGCTGCTGGAGCACATGTCGCCGGGCCTGGGGCTGCCCACCATCACCGGGCCGGACGGCAGCGTGGTGTCGCCGCCTCCCCCCAGcgctccccctccacccccaccccc CCACATGGCCGCCATCAACCACATGCACCAGGCCATGAGCCTGGCGGCGGCCGCCGCTGCTGCCCACGGCCACGCTCACGGCCACGGGCACGGCCTGGCCTCCCCGCACGGGGGGCTGGCGCCGGGCTGCCTGGGCGAGGTGGACGCCGACCCCCGCGACCTGGAGGCGTTCGCCGAGCGCTTCAAGCAGCGGCGCATCAAGCTCGGAGTGACCCAGGCGGACGTGGGCTCGGCGCTGGCCAACCTGAAGATCCCGGGCGTGGGCTCGCTCAGCCAGAGCACCATCTGCCGCTTCGAGTCGCTGACCCTGTCGCACAACAACATGATCGCGCTGAAGCCCATCCTGCAGGCCTGGCTGGAGGAGGCCGAGAAGTCGCACCGGGAGAAGCTCAGCAAGCCCGAGCTCTTCAACGGCGCCGACAAGAAGCGGAAGCGCACGTCCATCGCCGCGCCGGAGAAGCGCTCGCTGGAGGCTTACTTCGCCATCCAGCCGCGGCCCTCCTCCGAGAAGATCGCCGCCATCGCCGAGAAGCTCGACCTCAAGAAGAACGTGGTCAGGGTCTGGTTCTGCAACCAGCGGCAGAAACAGAAGCGCATGAAATACTCCGCGGGCCACTAG